A single region of the Methanobrevibacter arboriphilus JCM 13429 = DSM 1125 genome encodes:
- a CDS encoding CBS domain-containing protein, with protein MKDKSAINLRKSMERGSIESETRVSEHVGDIMSLAKKEVISVPPTTSIIEVAEVMVKQKFRRIPITDPGSQKLLGIVTAMDILNFLGGGDKFNIVEEKYNDNFLRAINESVREIMTRDVISMTNKDSINDCISLMLEKDVGALPISDENEKLVGIITERDFVLAMAGVLTEELVEDFMSNNVITTTPGTPIESASKIMVRNKLRRIPILAKAIEDTAVHNEKESLEGIITSSDVLKFLGDNELFSKMESNSALRVLETKISEIMEDEVIAVEPLTRLGDLCEILREKDIGGVPVVKNGELLGIITESDILKAIKK; from the coding sequence ATGAAAGACAAAAGTGCCATAAACTTAAGAAAATCCATGGAAAGAGGATCTATAGAAAGTGAAACCAGAGTTTCAGAACATGTTGGTGACATAATGTCATTAGCTAAAAAAGAGGTCATATCTGTTCCTCCAACTACTAGTATAATAGAAGTCGCTGAAGTTATGGTAAAACAAAAATTCAGAAGAATTCCAATTACAGATCCTGGATCTCAAAAACTTTTAGGAATAGTAACTGCTATGGATATTTTAAATTTCTTAGGAGGAGGGGATAAATTTAATATAGTTGAAGAAAAGTATAATGATAACTTTTTAAGAGCTATAAATGAGTCTGTAAGGGAAATAATGACTCGTGATGTTATCTCCATGACAAACAAAGATTCAATCAATGATTGTATTAGCTTAATGTTAGAGAAAGATGTTGGTGCTCTTCCAATTTCAGATGAAAATGAAAAATTAGTGGGTATTATAACTGAAAGAGATTTTGTTTTGGCTATGGCAGGTGTTTTAACTGAAGAGCTAGTTGAAGACTTTATGAGTAACAATGTTATTACAACTACTCCTGGTACACCAATTGAAAGTGCTTCTAAAATAATGGTTAGAAATAAACTTAGAAGAATTCCAATTTTAGCAAAAGCTATAGAAGATACTGCTGTGCATAATGAGAAAGAAAGTCTAGAAGGTATTATAACTTCTAGTGATGTTTTAAAATTTTTAGGGGATAACGAACTATTTAGTAAAATGGAATCCAATAGTGCTCTTAGGGTTTTAGAAACTAAAATTTCTGAGATAATGGAGGATGAAGTTATTGCTGTTGAGCCATTAACTCGTTTAGGAGATTTGTGTGAAATATTAAGAGAAAAAGATATTGGTGGGGTCCCTGTTGTTAAAAATGGAGAGCTTTTAGGTATTATAACTGAAAGTGATATCTTAAAGGCGATTAAAAAGTAA